From Candidatus Nitricoxidivorans perseverans, the proteins below share one genomic window:
- the rplJ gene encoding 50S ribosomal protein L10, with translation MGLNLEEKKAVVAEVSTQVAGAQAIIVAEYRGLEVGNITTLRANARKGGVYLRVLKNTLVRRAVAGTPFEGLKGQMVGPLIYGISRDPVAAAKVLHDFAKGNDKLVIKGGAMANYVMDANGVRALATMPSREELLSKLLGTMQAPIVQFVRTLNEVPTKFVRGLAAVRDQKQAA, from the coding sequence GGCGGTAGTTGCCGAAGTATCCACGCAGGTGGCGGGTGCCCAGGCGATCATCGTCGCTGAGTACCGTGGTCTGGAAGTGGGCAATATCACCACCTTGCGCGCCAACGCGCGCAAAGGCGGGGTCTACCTGCGTGTGCTGAAGAATACCCTTGTGCGTCGCGCCGTCGCCGGCACGCCGTTCGAGGGCCTCAAGGGGCAGATGGTCGGCCCGCTGATCTACGGGATCTCCAGGGATCCCGTGGCGGCGGCCAAGGTGCTCCACGACTTCGCCAAAGGCAACGATAAGCTCGTCATCAAGGGCGGCGCGATGGCCAACTACGTCATGGACGCCAATGGCGTCAGGGCGCTGGCCACCATGCCGAGCCGAGAGGAACTGCTGTCGAAGCTTCTGGGCACCATGCAGGCGCCGATTGTCCAGTTCGTCCGTACCCTCAACGAAGTCCCGACCAAGTTTGTCCGGGGCCTCGCGGCGGTGCGCGATCAGAAACAGGCCGCGTAA
- the rplL gene encoding 50S ribosomal protein L7/L12 has protein sequence MAVSKAEILDAIAGMTVLELSELIKEMEEKFGVSAAAAAVAVAAPVAAAAAVEEQTEFTVMLMAAGEKKVEAIKVVRAATGLGLKEAKDLVDGAPKPVKEGIPKADAEALKKQLEEVGAKVEIK, from the coding sequence ATGGCTGTTAGCAAAGCTGAAATCCTCGATGCCATCGCCGGCATGACCGTTCTCGAACTGTCCGAACTGATCAAGGAAATGGAAGAGAAGTTCGGCGTTTCCGCCGCCGCCGCCGCTGTCGCCGTGGCTGCCCCAGTTGCCGCTGCCGCTGCGGTCGAAGAGCAGACCGAATTCACCGTCATGCTGATGGCGGCGGGCGAGAAGAAGGTCGAGGCGATCAAGGTCGTTCGTGCCGCCACAGGCCTGGGCCTCAAGGAAGCCAAGGACCTGGTCGACGGCGCGCCGAAGCCTGTCAAGGAAGGCATCCCGAAGGCCGATGCCGAGGCCCTCAAGAAGCAGCTGGAAGAAGTCGGCGCCAAGGTCGAGATCAAGTAA